A DNA window from Solanum lycopersicum chromosome 3, SLM_r2.1 contains the following coding sequences:
- the LOC101247500 gene encoding uncharacterized protein: MNGVVEAAHKNIKKILRKMIDNHRVCGTKAVIPAEVQIPSFRIIQEAELSKAKRVSKQIDQLTLIDEKRIVSICQCQLYRKRMVCVFQNRVRARIFEVGQFVFKRICHHQDEYREKFTPNLQGPYMVRKVLSGGALVLSEMDGTLWPKQINLDDIKRYYM; this comes from the exons ATGAATGGAGTTGTAGAGGCCGCCcataagaatatcaagaagattctgaggAAGATGATTGATAATCACCGAG TGTGTGGGACAAAAGCAGTCATACCTGCTGAAGTCCAGATACCATCTTTTagaatcatccaagaagctgagttAAGTAAAGCTAAACGGGTCAGCAAGCAAATTGATCAACTAAcattgattgatgagaagagaataGTTTCCATCTGTCAGTGTCAATTATATAGGAAGAGAATGGTTTGTGTCTTTCAAAATAGAGTAAGAGCCAGAATTTTTGAAGTAGGCCAGTTTGTTTTTAAGCGTATTTGTCATCATCAAGACGAGTACAGAGAAAAGTTCACACCAAACTTGcaaggtccttacatggttcgtaaagtattatctggaggtgctttggtcctgtcagagatggatggaactTTATGGCCAAAACAAATCAACTTAGATGATATCAAGAGATACTACATGTGA